The sequence ATGCACGGGGTCCAGCCCGCCGCAAAGGAAATGCCGACGATCACCGCGCCGAGGTAGCCGGCCGGCCGCCATTTCAGCTGCAACTGCTTCGTCGAAAGCAGGGCGCCAATCTTGAGGAACCCGGCCAAAAACAGACCCATGACGATGATCAGAATCCCGCCGATCTGGCGGATCAGATCCCCATAGTTGGAAAACAAAGCGCCGATCGTGCTCGCCGACATGCCGAGCACCACAAAGATCAGCGAAAAGCCCAGCACGAAAAACAGCGAATAGGTCAGCGCCCGGCGGCGCACGGCGCGCTGGTCACGGTGCTCGTACATCTCCTGATACGATACGCCTGTGATGTAAGTTAAGTAAGACGGATACAGCGGCAGACAGCACGGGGATACGAACGACAACAGCCCCGCGAAAAAGGCCACGATAAACGTCGGATTGGCCGCATCTAACACTCGCGTCTCCTCCTTTATGTTCACCTTCTATCATACAACACCTGTCCCTGAGAACGCACGTCAGCCACCTTACAAAATCGACACTCTTGTGTCAGACCCGCATGTACGCTTTCCGCTTGTGGCAAGGTAAGGAGGAGGTGATCCCACCATGGCAATCCTGCCAAAGCTCGGACGCGCCATCTATGTACTGCTGGGCGGCATTTTGTTCACCCATCTCGGGTCGTACATGCTGCTGCCGTTTTTCGCGATCATCCTGTCCACCGAAAAAGGGCTGTCGCTCGGCGCGACAGGGCTCGTGCTCGGCGCCGGCTCGATCGCATTTTTGACCGGAAGTCTGCTCGGCGGCTTTCTGTCCGACCGCTTCGGGCGGCGGATGACGATGGTCAGCGGCCTGTTGATCCGCGGGGCCGGGCTGCTTGGCTTCATCTGGGGAGCGTCTTTTTCCTCGCTGTTTCTGACCAACCTCGTGGCCGGGGTCGGCGGCGGCATTTACGCGCCGGGCGCGAAAGCGGGCATCGCGGCGCTGGCCTCGCAAGGCACGAAGACGACCGCCTTCTCCTACCGCGGGGTGGCGGCGAACATCGGGGTAACGATGGGCCCGCTGCTCGGGACGTATCTGCACACGAAGAGCTCCACGCTGCTCTTTGGCGGCTCGGCGGTCGTCTATTTTGTCTTGGCCCTGTCACACCTGCTGCTCTTGGAGCGCGACTGCCGCGGGGAAGATTGCCCGAAAGTCGACCGCCAAGGCATCAAGCAGATCTTGACCGACCGGCCGTTCTTGTATTTTTCGGTGGTGACGATCTTTGTCTGGGCGCTGTTCACGCAGTTCGCCTTGTCGCTGCCTCTGCGCGCCGCCCAGATCGATAGCGCACGCAACATCGGCCTGCTCTTCACCGCGTCGGCGGTGCTGGTCATCTTGCTGCAGGGCACGGTGACGCGCTTTTTCACGAAACACCTCCACCCGTTGGGGACGATGGCGATCGGCATCTTGTTGATCGGCACCGGGCTTGGCTCGGTGGCGCTGTCCACCTCGTTCTGGCATCTGGTCGCGAGCGCAGTCGTCGTCACATTCGGCCAGATGTTTGTGATGCCGACGTCTGACGCCATCGTCGCCGACCTGGCCAAGCCGGAGCAGATCGGGAGCTATTTTGGCGTGGCGGCGTTCGTCTTTGGCGCAGGGGAGGCGCTCGGCAACATCGCAGGCGGCCAACTGATGGAACTGGCGGTAGCGATCGATTATCTGGCCCTGCCCTGGCTGCTCTACGGTGCGGTCGGGCTGCTGCTCGGCGGGACGTATTACCTGCTCCGGTTGTGGCAGCCGCTGGCCCGGCCGCTCGCACCCGTGACGGAAGAGCGGACGGAACACAACACGGGCCGCTGGCGACCGAAACAAAAAACGTAGCATGCACTGGCACAGTCGACGCAAACGAGACTGTGCCACTTTTTTCAAAACATGATATGCTGATGGTAAAGATAGAAAGGAGTGACTTATGAAACCGAATCGTTTGCTTATTTTGTTCTTATCAATCAACATCATCAACTATGTCGACCGCCAGATCTTGTCCGGCGTGTTCCCGCTCTTGAAGGATCATTTTCTGCTGTCTGACGCAGCGCTCGGCCTGCTCGGTTCGGCGTTTATGATCACCTACTCCCTCACCTCGATCCCGTTTGGCAAATGGGCCGACCGCTGGCTGCCGCACAAGGTCGCGGCGATCGGCGTCGCCGTTTGGAGCTTGGCGACCGTGTCGTCGGCGCTGGCCTGGTCGTTTGCCTCCCTGTTCGTGTTCCGCGCGCTGGTCGGCATCGGCGAAGCGGCGTACGTCTCGACGGCCGGCACGATCCTGTCGAACGCCTACCCGGAGCGCAAGCGTTCGGCGATCCTCGGGCTGTTCAACCTCGGCATGCCGATCGGCGGCGCGCTGGGCGTGGTGCTCGGCGGCTGGCTGGGCGCAAAATTCGGCTGGCAGTGGGCGTTTTTCATCGTCGGGGTGCCAGGCTTGCTGCTCGCCTACCGGGCATGGAAACTGCCGCTGCGCAAGCAGGCGGTGACAGAGCAGCAGCCGAGGTTCGGCATGGATGACCTGATCCGTCTGTTTTCGAAAAACCGGCCGTTCCTGTACACCTGCCTCGGCTACGCAGGCATCTCCTTTGCTTTTGGCGCGATCGTGCTGTTCGTGCCGACGTTCTTCGAGCGCTCGTTCGGCTACTCGCTGGAAAAAGCGACGCTGCTCGCCGGCGGCCTGCAAGTCGGCGCGGGCCTGCTCGGAGCGCCGCTCGGCGGTTGGATCGCCGACCTCTGGCTGAAGCGCACGGGGCGAGGACGAGCCTACACGCTGGTCATCTCGATGCTGCTCTCCGCCGTCTTCTTGTGGGTCGGGCTGTTTATGGAAAGCTTCCTCGCGTTCTTCCTCTCCGCGTTCTTCATGCTCTGGCATGTCGGCGTGGCGACGGCGCTGGTGTTCGACGTGACCGACAAAGCGATCTGGAACACGGCCGCTGCGGCGGCGATGTTCGTGATGCACTTCCTCGGCGACATCCCAAGCCCGTATCTGGTCGGCCTGATCTCCGACCACACGTCGCTCCTGTTCGCCTTCTCGCTGCTGCCGATCCCGATGCTGCTCGCCTCGTTCTGCTTCTGGAAAGCGGGCACGTACCTGCAGCGGAGACCTGCCTGAAAAGCCAACTCCTCATGAGTTGGCTTTTTTGTGCGATCTTGTAACTTTTGCTCCAATCATTTCGACTACTTGGCAGAAACGAAAACGAAAAGGAAGGAGGGGCTCGGTTGGAAGAAGAGATTCAGGAGATCTACCGACTGCATTTTGAAGATGTTTATCACTTTCTGCTCTATTTCACAGGGGATGTCAACGATGCGGAAGATTTGACGCAAGAGGTGTTTTTGCGGCTGCTCAAGTCGCTGCAGACGTTCGACCACCGCTCGACGCTGAAAACGTGGATCTTGTCGGTCGCCAAGCATGTCGCCCTCGATCACTACCGCAAGAAACGGCTCACCTCGTGGTTCCCCGATCTGTTGCTGCACCGGCTGCAAGCACAAGACGGACTGCCGGAGGAACTGCTGTCCACGAAAGAGGAGCGCCGCGAGTTGATGCAGGCGATCACCCGGCTCAAGCCTGCCTACCGCTCGGTGATCATTTTGCGGGCGATCAAGGAACTGAGCATCAAAGAGACGGCCGAGATCCTCGGCTGCAAAGAATCGAAAGTCAAAGTCGATTACCACCGCGCGCTGAAGCTCCTGCAGCAAACTCTCAGCACGACGCCTGAAGGAGGGCTGCACTGTGTACCGGAATGAAGAAGAGCTTGTCCAAGAGCTGCAGCAACTCGCCCATGCCAAGCCCCGCGCCGAGTTCGCCCGCGCGTTGGAAGCTCGTTTGCGCAAGGAGGCACCGGCGCGGAAACGGCCTCGCTATCGTCTGATCGGCGGCGTCGCGGTCGCGATGCTGGCTCTCACGCTCACCGCCACAATGAGCAGCATGTTTGAAGTGCGCGGTACGCCGGCACCCGACGCCCACACCGGGCTGATCGCGTATACCGTCTCGCAAAATCAGCAGAATGTGCTTCATTTGGCCGACCCCCAGACCCTGCAAACGAAGAAGACGATCGACCTCGGCAAGATCGCCAGCACCAAAATTTTTGAAGCTCCCGACGGCCGGCTGTGGATTCCGCTGAACCGATTTGGGTCGCACACCGAAAGAACGGTTGTGGTGGTCGATCCAACGAACGGCAGCAAACAAACGCTGTCCTTCGATCAAGCGCCTGACTCCGTCTTTTTCCAAGGGGATACCGCCTACATCGTCTCCTTGACCAAGCCGAGGACGATCTTAATCTATCAAGTGAAAAAAGATATGGAGCCGAAACTGGTGAAATCAGTCCCGATAAACGGCACCATCGTCGAACCTGCTTACTACAACGCACAGTTTCGATTTACCGTCCTAAATTCGGAGATTCAAACGCTGATCGTTCCGCTGGCCGGCGAGCCGATCTATCTGTCGCTCGACGCCAAAGAGGTACCGATTCCACATGTGCTGACG comes from Tumebacillus sp. BK434 and encodes:
- a CDS encoding MFS transporter, whose product is MKPNRLLILFLSINIINYVDRQILSGVFPLLKDHFLLSDAALGLLGSAFMITYSLTSIPFGKWADRWLPHKVAAIGVAVWSLATVSSALAWSFASLFVFRALVGIGEAAYVSTAGTILSNAYPERKRSAILGLFNLGMPIGGALGVVLGGWLGAKFGWQWAFFIVGVPGLLLAYRAWKLPLRKQAVTEQQPRFGMDDLIRLFSKNRPFLYTCLGYAGISFAFGAIVLFVPTFFERSFGYSLEKATLLAGGLQVGAGLLGAPLGGWIADLWLKRTGRGRAYTLVISMLLSAVFLWVGLFMESFLAFFLSAFFMLWHVGVATALVFDVTDKAIWNTAAAAAMFVMHFLGDIPSPYLVGLISDHTSLLFAFSLLPIPMLLASFCFWKAGTYLQRRPA
- a CDS encoding cytochrome c biogenesis protein CcdA produces the protein MLDAANPTFIVAFFAGLLSFVSPCCLPLYPSYLTYITGVSYQEMYEHRDQRAVRRRALTYSLFFVLGFSLIFVVLGMSASTIGALFSNYGDLIRQIGGILIIVMGLFLAGFLKIGALLSTKQLQLKWRPAGYLGAVIVGISFAAGWTPCIGPILASVLLIAASNPVSGMSLMLFYSIGFAIPFLIMAYTLGSVRWLMKYANTISKIGGIGMILMGVLLLTDSLTKITTWLIPLFGGFTGF
- a CDS encoding MFS transporter; this encodes MAILPKLGRAIYVLLGGILFTHLGSYMLLPFFAIILSTEKGLSLGATGLVLGAGSIAFLTGSLLGGFLSDRFGRRMTMVSGLLIRGAGLLGFIWGASFSSLFLTNLVAGVGGGIYAPGAKAGIAALASQGTKTTAFSYRGVAANIGVTMGPLLGTYLHTKSSTLLFGGSAVVYFVLALSHLLLLERDCRGEDCPKVDRQGIKQILTDRPFLYFSVVTIFVWALFTQFALSLPLRAAQIDSARNIGLLFTASAVLVILLQGTVTRFFTKHLHPLGTMAIGILLIGTGLGSVALSTSFWHLVASAVVVTFGQMFVMPTSDAIVADLAKPEQIGSYFGVAAFVFGAGEALGNIAGGQLMELAVAIDYLALPWLLYGAVGLLLGGTYYLLRLWQPLARPLAPVTEERTEHNTGRWRPKQKT
- a CDS encoding RNA polymerase sigma factor; translated protein: MEEEIQEIYRLHFEDVYHFLLYFTGDVNDAEDLTQEVFLRLLKSLQTFDHRSTLKTWILSVAKHVALDHYRKKRLTSWFPDLLLHRLQAQDGLPEELLSTKEERRELMQAITRLKPAYRSVIILRAIKELSIKETAEILGCKESKVKVDYHRALKLLQQTLSTTPEGGLHCVPE